A window from Amblyomma americanum isolate KBUSLIRL-KWMA chromosome 7, ASM5285725v1, whole genome shotgun sequence encodes these proteins:
- the LOC144098042 gene encoding neprilysin-1-like, translating into MAESAVAGNNSISETFADNAGVEAAYLAYTALRQPDRQEGAGQCTADQAFFPGSCYIFCDAERSSSEAGINLPHTFRCNKPCISTQEFADAFHCRDNSPMFPPRRCYIHDLQQIKH; encoded by the coding sequence atggccgagaGTGCTGTTGCCGGGAACAACTCCATCAGTGAGACATTTGCCGACAACGCGGGGGTCGAGGCCGCGTACCTCGCGTACACTGCACTGCGACAGCCTGACCGCCAGGAGGGAGCAGGCCAGTGCACCGCCGACCAGGCTTTCTTTCCTGGCTCCTGTTACATATTTTGCGACGCCGAAAGGTCTTCCTCGGAAGCGGGCATCAACCTGCCTCACACCTTCCGTTGCAATAAACCCTGCATCAGTACCCAGGAGTTCGCCGATGCATTCCATTGCAGGGACAATTCGCCAATGTTCCCACCCCGTCGGTGCTATATCCATGACCTCCAGCAGATTAAACATTGA